Proteins encoded within one genomic window of Amorphoplanes friuliensis DSM 7358:
- a CDS encoding phosphatase PAP2 family protein, whose amino-acid sequence MREVRPRGWWFDLVLLGGFAALTVALARGHLLTLDVQVADWLSSHRPAPVYWVLRVLNYLGQGGQVLMPITIVLACLVAWRRRSVRPLLAFAGVFVLTYVTIGPLKIWLDRAAPAFTGADREILFNPAADGPLAMSYPSGHVANALAWYGVIAVLLGALLRSLDKPALSPRAYLALRVLPPAIVFVTTTWLAFHWITDSVAGLLLGLILTRLLTRIPWDSIPLPALPNGLDRTAGLDPAPALARH is encoded by the coding sequence ATGCGTGAGGTACGCCCGCGGGGCTGGTGGTTCGACCTCGTCCTGCTCGGCGGTTTTGCCGCACTGACCGTGGCGCTCGCCCGCGGCCACCTGCTCACTCTCGACGTGCAGGTGGCCGACTGGCTCTCCAGCCATCGCCCGGCCCCGGTCTACTGGGTGCTGCGGGTGCTCAACTACCTGGGCCAGGGCGGCCAGGTGCTGATGCCGATCACGATCGTGCTGGCCTGTCTGGTGGCTTGGCGGCGGCGCTCGGTGCGGCCGCTGCTGGCCTTCGCGGGTGTATTTGTGCTCACCTACGTGACGATCGGCCCGCTCAAGATCTGGCTGGACCGGGCGGCACCCGCCTTCACCGGCGCGGACCGCGAGATCCTGTTCAACCCGGCCGCGGATGGCCCGCTGGCGATGAGCTATCCCTCCGGGCACGTGGCCAACGCCCTGGCCTGGTACGGCGTGATTGCCGTCCTGCTCGGCGCGCTGCTGCGCTCGCTGGACAAGCCGGCGTTGTCGCCTCGCGCGTACCTGGCCCTGCGGGTCCTGCCCCCGGCGATCGTCTTCGTGACGACCACCTGGCTGGCTTTCCACTGGATCACCGACTCGGTGGCCGGTCTCCTGCTGGGCCTGATCCTGACCCGCCTCCTCACACGCATCCCGTGGGACTCGATCCCGCTGCCCGCGCTCCCCAACGGCCTCGACCGCACGGCCGGCCTCGACCCGGCACCCGCACTCGCCCGTCACTAG
- a CDS encoding nuclear transport factor 2 family protein, with product MALSGDDRIAITDLINRHGHLTDRGDFDGLAELFTEDVAYDVSALGGGVLVGPAAIRDAGLALGDGNPVAHHVTNIVLDQSPDGSTHALSKGLGVMADGSVGSVTYADTLVLTPAGWRIARRVVTPRRKPLEG from the coding sequence ATGGCCTTGAGCGGGGACGACCGGATCGCCATCACGGATCTGATCAACAGGCATGGGCATCTGACCGACCGCGGGGACTTCGACGGCCTGGCCGAGCTGTTCACCGAGGACGTCGCCTACGACGTGAGTGCTCTGGGCGGTGGTGTGCTGGTCGGCCCGGCCGCCATCCGCGACGCCGGCCTGGCCCTGGGCGACGGCAATCCGGTCGCCCACCACGTCACCAACATCGTGCTGGACCAGTCGCCGGACGGCAGCACCCACGCCCTGTCCAAGGGCCTGGGTGTCATGGCCGACGGGTCGGTCGGCAGCGTCACCTACGCGGACACCCTGGTGCTGACCCCGGCGGGCTGGCGCATCGCGCGCCGGGTTGTCACTCCCCGCCGGAAGCCGCTGGAGGGCTGA
- a CDS encoding trypsin-like serine peptidase — MILRRAVSIVVGASAALALAGTVGAVAWNYSTDEGRPVGSWQEAAGSARTPVSTQQSAAATGGNGSPGSGPAAGGEKPSEERPTATPSSSGPASSGPGAPESASAAGGDGRQKVGELLKIDKLLGYGSPEREVFHYPDASYVKVHFSRMAMLPGDYVTVSDAKGEESYRYDAPKLLDGVTDTDRWAMSITGDTAVVEMHRGGGNLVGSLLGKLGLGVDQVARGYSRKEQAKVPSESLGKPGRTGREESVCGTDTSSDAVCYRSADPVAYTRSKAIARLLINGTELCTGWRVGSKNRMLTNNHCFDNSADAYETEVWFNYQCAKCGGYDVFRPTKVWGDKVLATEHVLDYTLFTVGNFGSVEKFGYLTLDAARPAKNQELYVPQHPAGEPTRIAGRLGEKAGTCAVVDPAFDGYAQNSDVSYFCDTEGGSSGSPVLSRKTNKVVALHHFGGCPNSGVRADLLINKIKSYL, encoded by the coding sequence GTGATTTTGCGACGCGCGGTGAGCATCGTCGTCGGGGCGAGTGCTGCCCTGGCATTGGCCGGCACGGTCGGTGCGGTGGCATGGAACTACTCGACGGACGAGGGTCGCCCGGTCGGCTCCTGGCAGGAGGCGGCGGGCTCGGCCCGTACCCCGGTGTCCACGCAGCAGTCGGCCGCCGCGACCGGCGGAAACGGGTCTCCGGGCAGTGGGCCGGCCGCCGGCGGTGAGAAGCCGTCGGAGGAGCGACCCACGGCGACCCCGTCGTCGTCGGGCCCGGCTTCGAGCGGCCCCGGCGCACCCGAGTCCGCGTCGGCGGCTGGTGGTGACGGGCGGCAGAAGGTCGGTGAGCTGCTCAAGATCGACAAGCTGCTCGGATACGGATCACCCGAGCGTGAGGTCTTTCACTATCCGGACGCGTCCTACGTCAAGGTCCACTTCAGCCGCATGGCCATGCTGCCGGGCGACTACGTGACCGTGTCGGACGCCAAGGGCGAGGAGTCCTACCGCTACGACGCTCCGAAGCTGCTCGACGGGGTCACCGACACCGACCGGTGGGCCATGTCGATCACCGGTGACACCGCGGTGGTCGAGATGCACCGCGGTGGCGGCAACCTTGTCGGCTCGCTGCTCGGCAAGCTCGGCCTCGGCGTCGACCAGGTGGCCCGCGGCTACTCCCGCAAGGAGCAGGCGAAGGTCCCGTCGGAGAGTCTCGGCAAGCCGGGCCGCACCGGCCGGGAGGAGTCCGTCTGCGGCACCGACACCAGCTCGGACGCGGTCTGCTACCGCTCGGCCGACCCGGTCGCGTACACCCGGTCGAAGGCGATCGCCCGGCTGCTGATCAACGGCACCGAGCTCTGCACCGGCTGGCGGGTCGGCTCGAAGAACCGGATGCTGACGAACAACCACTGCTTCGACAACTCGGCCGACGCGTACGAGACCGAGGTCTGGTTCAACTACCAGTGCGCCAAGTGCGGTGGTTACGACGTCTTCCGGCCGACGAAGGTCTGGGGTGACAAGGTCCTCGCGACCGAGCACGTCCTGGACTACACCCTCTTCACGGTGGGCAACTTCGGTTCGGTGGAGAAGTTCGGCTACCTGACCCTGGACGCGGCCCGGCCGGCGAAGAACCAGGAGCTCTACGTGCCGCAGCACCCCGCCGGTGAGCCGACCCGGATCGCCGGTCGTCTCGGTGAGAAGGCCGGCACCTGCGCGGTCGTCGACCCGGCCTTCGACGGGTACGCCCAGAATTCCGACGTCTCGTACTTCTGCGACACCGAGGGTGGCTCGAGCGGCAGCCCCGTGCTGTCCCGCAAGACCAACAAGGTGGTGGCGTTGCACCACTTCGGCGGCTGCCCGAACTCGGGGGTCCGCGCCGACCTGCTCATCAACAAGATCAAGTCGTATCTCTGA
- a CDS encoding potassium channel family protein, with protein MAVELPRDPPGRSFVARLRRNPDGRPHFVVCGADALVYTVAEELANAGHRIRLTVIVPTKLRGDVPDLTTLRGVRVIRADRLDERTFRSAGLAGAAALALVMPDDVVNLHAALCAQAVEPDLRLVIRMFNTGLGYGVRKLFADCAVLSDAAMAAPAFVAASLGEVAPTHVRLAGRTLYVARRADVNPEHVVCALTAADGAGRVDVLPADPLPAARRAADLVLAEATGRPAGQAVAAQKLVRSRRRRRPFRVMGRAVRAALNRKLGIAVLATLVITVLAGAVLVHADPVEGFWKSLYVTLLTAVGSSDVEMERDGVAQAAQLVLTIAGLALLPLITAAVVEGMVNARLALNSGRTAAQHQDHIVLVGLGSVGTRVLRQLVDLGLDVVAIDRKTDARGAKVAEQLGVPFIVGDAALEETLRSASIATSKALVVLSTDDVTNLQAALNARAVRPDLRVVLRLFDDDFARRVQTAFNIGISRSVSRLAAPAFAAAMLDRDVLATIPVDRHALLVAGVQISAGSPLDGVPLSRADRPQSVRVIGLSASGSEWVDWSPDHRRVLAAGDRILIVARRAGLRALAEQASPPPELPESGEEAS; from the coding sequence ATGGCCGTCGAACTGCCACGTGATCCACCCGGCCGCTCGTTCGTGGCACGCCTGCGGCGCAACCCGGACGGACGCCCGCATTTTGTGGTCTGCGGCGCCGACGCGCTCGTCTACACCGTCGCCGAGGAGTTGGCGAACGCCGGCCACCGGATCCGCCTCACGGTCATCGTCCCGACGAAGCTCCGCGGCGACGTCCCCGACCTGACCACGCTCCGCGGCGTGCGGGTCATCCGCGCCGACCGCCTCGACGAGCGCACGTTCCGGTCGGCCGGTCTGGCGGGTGCCGCCGCGCTGGCGCTGGTGATGCCCGACGACGTGGTCAACCTGCACGCGGCCCTCTGCGCCCAGGCCGTCGAGCCCGACCTGCGGCTGGTCATCCGGATGTTCAACACCGGGCTCGGGTACGGCGTCCGCAAGCTCTTCGCCGACTGCGCGGTCCTGTCCGACGCTGCGATGGCCGCACCCGCTTTTGTGGCGGCTTCGCTGGGGGAGGTCGCACCCACCCACGTACGCCTGGCCGGCCGCACCCTCTATGTCGCCCGCCGCGCCGACGTGAACCCGGAACACGTGGTCTGCGCCCTCACCGCCGCGGACGGCGCCGGACGTGTCGACGTCCTTCCCGCGGACCCGCTGCCCGCTGCCCGGCGAGCGGCCGACCTGGTGCTGGCCGAGGCCACCGGCCGTCCCGCCGGTCAGGCGGTCGCGGCTCAGAAGCTGGTCCGGTCGCGCCGGCGTCGCCGGCCGTTCCGGGTGATGGGCCGGGCCGTCCGCGCCGCGCTGAACCGCAAACTGGGTATCGCGGTGCTGGCCACCCTGGTCATCACCGTGCTGGCGGGTGCGGTGCTGGTGCACGCCGACCCGGTCGAGGGCTTCTGGAAGTCGCTCTACGTCACGTTGCTGACCGCGGTCGGCTCGTCCGATGTGGAGATGGAACGCGACGGTGTCGCGCAGGCCGCCCAGCTCGTGCTGACCATCGCCGGGCTCGCACTGCTGCCGCTGATCACCGCCGCGGTGGTCGAGGGCATGGTCAACGCACGGCTGGCTCTCAACAGCGGCCGTACCGCCGCCCAGCACCAGGACCACATCGTCCTCGTGGGCCTGGGCAGCGTCGGCACACGTGTGCTCCGGCAGCTCGTCGACCTGGGCCTGGACGTGGTGGCGATCGACCGTAAGACCGACGCCCGGGGTGCCAAGGTCGCCGAGCAGCTCGGGGTGCCGTTCATCGTCGGTGACGCCGCACTGGAGGAGACGCTGCGGTCCGCGTCGATCGCCACCAGCAAGGCGCTCGTGGTGCTCTCCACCGACGACGTCACCAACCTCCAGGCCGCGCTGAACGCCCGCGCGGTCCGCCCCGATCTGCGCGTGGTGCTGCGGCTCTTCGACGACGACTTCGCCCGCCGGGTCCAGACCGCCTTCAACATCGGCATCTCGCGGAGTGTGTCGCGGCTGGCCGCTCCGGCGTTCGCGGCGGCGATGCTCGACCGCGACGTGCTCGCGACCATCCCGGTCGACCGGCACGCGCTGCTGGTCGCCGGGGTGCAGATCTCCGCCGGCTCGCCCCTCGACGGTGTGCCGCTGAGCCGGGCCGACCGGCCGCAGAGCGTCCGCGTGATCGGACTGTCCGCGTCCGGCTCGGAATGGGTCGACTGGTCACCGGACCACCGGCGCGTGCTCGCGGCCGGTGACCGGATCCTGATCGTCGCCCGCCGCGCCGGCCTGCGCGCCCTCGCGGAGCAGGCCAGCCCTCCGCCCGAGCTCCCCGAGTCCGGCGAGGAAGCGAGCTAG
- the nagA gene encoding N-acetylglucosamine-6-phosphate deacetylase, which yields MTEKISGRVVRPGAVVPGYVEVDGPTILSVSEHGHTGDDIIVPGFVDLHCHGGGGHTFTQGDPVDARAAAEFHQAHGTTTMLASLVSSPYELMRDATAAYAPLVAAGVIAGVHFEGPYLSHARCGAQNPSFLRDPSLEELSALVELGAGAVRMVTIAPELPGALAAVEFLARRGVVAALGHTDATYEETLAGVAAGASVGTHLFNGMRPAHHREPGPIVALLDSPSIVCELVADGIHLHDGMLRFAAHAAGPDRAALITDAMDAAGMPDGEYELGGQAVAVADRVARLVRDGSIAGSTLTMDAAFRQAVGAGLDLATASAMASTTPARALGLSDQVGALEAGLRADLVVLNPDLTVKRVMRSGAWLSPPAASGGE from the coding sequence TTGACGGAGAAGATCAGCGGCCGCGTCGTCCGGCCCGGGGCGGTTGTCCCCGGGTACGTCGAGGTGGACGGGCCGACGATTCTGTCCGTCTCGGAGCACGGTCACACGGGCGACGACATCATCGTCCCGGGCTTCGTCGACCTGCACTGCCACGGCGGCGGCGGGCACACGTTCACCCAGGGCGACCCGGTGGACGCCCGGGCCGCGGCCGAGTTCCACCAGGCGCACGGCACGACAACGATGCTCGCCAGCCTGGTCAGCTCCCCGTACGAGCTGATGCGTGACGCCACGGCCGCGTACGCACCCCTGGTCGCCGCGGGTGTGATCGCGGGTGTGCACTTCGAGGGGCCGTACCTGTCGCACGCCCGCTGCGGCGCGCAGAACCCGTCGTTCCTGCGCGACCCGTCCCTGGAAGAGCTGTCGGCCCTGGTCGAGCTCGGCGCCGGCGCGGTCCGCATGGTCACCATCGCCCCCGAGCTGCCCGGCGCCCTGGCCGCGGTGGAGTTCCTGGCCCGCCGTGGTGTTGTCGCCGCGCTGGGACACACCGACGCGACGTACGAGGAGACCCTGGCCGGTGTCGCCGCCGGCGCGAGCGTGGGCACCCACCTCTTCAACGGCATGCGCCCGGCACACCACCGCGAGCCGGGCCCGATCGTCGCGCTGCTCGACTCCCCGTCGATCGTCTGCGAGCTGGTCGCCGACGGCATCCACCTGCACGACGGGATGCTGCGCTTCGCGGCCCACGCGGCCGGTCCGGACCGCGCGGCCCTGATCACGGACGCGATGGACGCGGCCGGCATGCCCGACGGCGAGTACGAGCTCGGCGGTCAGGCGGTGGCAGTGGCCGATCGGGTGGCCCGGCTGGTCCGCGACGGCTCGATCGCGGGCAGCACGCTGACCATGGACGCGGCGTTCCGGCAGGCGGTCGGCGCGGGCCTCGACCTGGCCACGGCCTCCGCGATGGCCTCGACCACACCGGCCCGGGCGCTGGGCCTGTCGGACCAGGTCGGAGCTTTGGAGGCGGGTCTCCGCGCAGACCTCGTCGTCCTGAACCCGGACCTGACGGTCAAACGGGTCATGCGCTCCGGCGCCTGGCTCAGCCCTCCAGCGGCTTCCGGCGGGGAGTGA
- a CDS encoding DUF4032 domain-containing protein, producing the protein MRITSALVDPALLDLPWSVPLEEWPASHLVALPQGISRHIVRFVKLNETVYALKETRERIAEREYDLLRALERIDFPAVEAVAVVTDRVDDAGEPLETVLITRHLQFSLPYRALFSHTLRPETMTRLLDALAALIVRMHLTGFSWGDCSLSNTLFRRDAGAFAAYLVDAETGNLYPKLSEGQRSEDIEILRLNIFGECLDLQAAELLHEAIDPETVVDDIVARYERLWHEVTYEQEVARDARHDIEGRIRRLNDMGFDVAEVAMSTVDGGYRVRPKVVDAGYHTRRLLRLTGLDAEENQARQLLNDLDAYRAESDLTDEQQAAHRWLTEVFEPVVRAVPANLRRKLEPQEIFSQIIQHKWLLSERAGRDVGMAPAVQSYLTDVLAHKPDEQAVLGVEVGAL; encoded by the coding sequence GTGCGCATCACCTCTGCCCTAGTCGACCCGGCTCTGCTGGACCTGCCGTGGAGCGTGCCGCTCGAGGAGTGGCCCGCTTCGCACCTGGTCGCGCTGCCACAGGGCATCTCGCGGCACATCGTCCGGTTCGTCAAGCTCAACGAGACCGTCTACGCCCTCAAGGAGACCCGGGAACGGATCGCCGAACGGGAGTACGACCTGCTCCGCGCCCTCGAACGGATCGACTTCCCGGCCGTCGAGGCGGTCGCCGTCGTCACCGACCGGGTCGACGACGCCGGTGAGCCACTGGAGACGGTGCTGATCACCCGGCATCTGCAGTTCTCGTTGCCGTACCGTGCGCTCTTCTCGCACACGCTGCGTCCCGAGACGATGACCCGGCTGCTCGACGCGCTGGCCGCGCTGATCGTCCGGATGCACCTGACCGGCTTCTCCTGGGGTGACTGCTCGCTGTCCAACACGCTGTTCCGCCGGGACGCGGGTGCGTTCGCGGCGTACCTGGTCGACGCCGAGACGGGCAACCTCTACCCGAAGCTGTCCGAGGGCCAGCGCAGCGAGGACATCGAGATCCTGCGGCTGAACATCTTCGGCGAGTGCCTGGACCTGCAGGCCGCCGAGCTGCTGCACGAGGCGATCGACCCGGAGACCGTGGTCGACGACATCGTGGCGCGGTACGAGCGGCTCTGGCACGAGGTCACGTACGAGCAGGAGGTCGCCCGCGACGCCCGCCACGACATCGAGGGCCGCATCCGGCGCCTCAACGACATGGGCTTCGACGTCGCCGAGGTGGCGATGTCAACCGTGGACGGCGGCTACCGCGTCCGGCCCAAGGTCGTCGACGCCGGCTACCACACCCGCCGCCTGCTGCGCCTGACCGGTCTGGACGCCGAGGAGAACCAGGCCCGGCAGCTGCTCAACGACCTGGACGCGTACCGCGCGGAGTCGGACCTGACCGACGAGCAGCAGGCCGCGCACCGCTGGCTCACCGAGGTCTTCGAGCCGGTCGTCCGGGCCGTGCCGGCCAACCTGCGCCGCAAGCTCGAACCGCAGGAGATCTTCTCGCAGATCATCCAGCACAAGTGGCTGCTGTCCGAGCGGGCCGGTCGCGACGTCGGCATGGCGCCGGCCGTGCAGTCGTACCTGACCGACGTCCTGGCCCACAAGCCCGACGAGCAGGCCGTCCTCGGCGTCGAGGTGGGCGCCCTCTAG
- a CDS encoding S8 family serine peptidase: MRHQSSRGRRTLTALLASGVAVGAAALSGPAPATAAPVQAPAPAPVAEAATPKDAPADALDSHDADLLAKAESSGARNVTLIISTDSGKAGDVAGQVEKLGGTVTQRYDKVGYVLASVPTANVVKAAKLAGVSAVDLDEVIQLPELETFRGAAKTSKASGPGAKTPAANPYMPTDEIGSVAFKKKHPSWDGRGVTIGIMDSGVDLDHPALKTTTTGERKIVDWVTATDPVTEGDGSWRAMATEVTGPTFTYMNQTWKAPAGTWKVNRFTEAITLNDEALGDVNRDGDTTDVWGILYNPVTHDIRVDVNQNNDFTDDAVMRPYKEKFDVGHFGTDNPATPVVERMPFVVEYREDVDAKALNLGIVDFVNIGIPEGLHGTHVAGITAANDMLGNRNFDGQAPGAKIVSSRACSWGGGCTAAALSTGMIDLVVNRHVDVVNMSIGGLPAQNDGNNARAELYDKLIKDYGVQFFISAGNSGPGVNTVGDPSVATDVVSVAASVSKETWLANYGSVVAKKNALFNFSSRGPREDGGFKPNLTAPGSAISTINTWLIDPGVAEAGYTLPIGYAMENGTSMASPQAAGGAALLLSAAKATDRGVTPAQLRRALYTSADKIRDTSVAGQGNGLMDVNGAWSLLSRKVETRTYKSSAPVCTAFSDGFATPGRGVGIHNRCAPGEGGLKAGQTKTYTLKLTRTTGPKGSVSHKLSVVGDKKAFKVQSSVKLPLNKTVSVPVRVTPKSGLNSAIVEVDDPRTSVTDFEVLNTVVTGVQPKKPAYEIDAAGTVERNSTTSYFVTVPEGATALQVDLSGIATGSQTRWIAINPWGVPVESTSSLACYTNFSDAAACKPQERAYENPMPGIWELEVESRRTSPMLRNPYELTAKVQGVTVEPATIELPSVTAGVATPVTWTVKNNFGPLELTATGGALGSSLSQRPTIANGASQKYTVEVPVGAERLDVAIGNVSDAAADLDLSVFLGDEQVGQSADGDSEESVSIPTPAAGTYTVVVDGYAVPSGSTQFDYRDVYLSPVLGSMTVPSAPFTLANGASAPVTGSVVAASAPVEGRTLFGDMSLVTDEGAVVGRGTVTIGEVK, from the coding sequence GTGAGACACCAATCTTCACGGGGCAGGCGGACTCTCACCGCTCTCCTCGCCTCGGGCGTGGCCGTCGGTGCCGCCGCGCTCAGCGGTCCGGCCCCCGCGACCGCCGCACCCGTCCAGGCTCCCGCCCCGGCCCCCGTGGCCGAGGCCGCCACCCCGAAGGACGCGCCGGCCGACGCCCTCGACTCGCACGACGCCGACCTGCTCGCGAAGGCCGAGAGCAGCGGCGCCCGGAACGTCACCCTGATCATCTCCACCGACTCCGGCAAGGCCGGTGACGTAGCGGGCCAGGTCGAGAAGCTCGGCGGCACGGTCACCCAGCGGTACGACAAGGTCGGGTACGTGCTGGCCTCGGTGCCGACCGCCAACGTCGTCAAGGCCGCGAAGCTCGCCGGTGTGTCCGCTGTGGACCTCGACGAGGTGATCCAGCTGCCCGAGCTCGAAACGTTCCGGGGCGCGGCGAAGACGTCGAAGGCTTCCGGTCCCGGAGCCAAGACGCCGGCCGCGAACCCGTACATGCCGACGGACGAGATCGGCTCGGTCGCGTTCAAGAAGAAGCACCCCTCCTGGGACGGGCGCGGCGTCACGATCGGCATCATGGACTCCGGTGTCGACCTGGACCACCCGGCGCTGAAGACCACCACCACCGGCGAACGCAAGATCGTCGACTGGGTCACGGCGACCGACCCGGTGACCGAGGGCGACGGCTCCTGGCGCGCGATGGCCACCGAGGTCACCGGGCCCACGTTCACCTACATGAACCAGACCTGGAAGGCGCCCGCGGGCACCTGGAAGGTCAACCGGTTCACCGAGGCGATCACCCTCAACGACGAGGCGCTGGGCGACGTCAACCGTGACGGCGACACCACGGACGTCTGGGGCATCCTCTACAACCCGGTCACCCACGACATCCGCGTGGACGTCAACCAGAACAACGACTTCACCGACGACGCCGTCATGCGGCCGTACAAGGAGAAGTTCGACGTCGGTCACTTCGGCACCGACAATCCGGCCACCCCGGTCGTCGAGCGGATGCCGTTTGTCGTCGAGTACCGCGAGGACGTCGACGCGAAGGCGCTCAATCTGGGCATCGTCGACTTCGTCAACATCGGCATCCCGGAGGGGCTGCACGGCACGCACGTCGCCGGCATCACCGCCGCGAACGACATGCTGGGCAACCGCAACTTCGACGGCCAGGCGCCGGGCGCGAAGATCGTCTCGTCGCGGGCCTGCTCGTGGGGCGGCGGCTGCACCGCGGCCGCGCTCAGCACCGGCATGATCGACCTGGTGGTCAACCGGCACGTCGACGTCGTCAACATGTCGATCGGCGGCCTGCCGGCGCAGAACGACGGCAACAACGCCCGTGCCGAGCTCTACGACAAGCTCATCAAGGACTACGGCGTGCAGTTCTTCATCTCGGCCGGCAACTCCGGCCCGGGTGTGAACACGGTCGGTGACCCGTCGGTCGCCACCGACGTCGTCAGCGTGGCCGCCAGCGTCAGCAAGGAAACCTGGCTGGCCAACTACGGCTCGGTCGTCGCGAAGAAGAACGCCCTCTTCAACTTCTCGTCGCGGGGCCCGCGTGAGGACGGCGGCTTCAAGCCCAACCTGACCGCACCCGGCTCGGCGATCTCCACGATCAACACCTGGCTGATCGACCCGGGTGTGGCCGAGGCCGGCTACACGCTGCCGATCGGCTACGCCATGGAGAACGGCACGTCGATGGCGTCGCCGCAGGCCGCCGGTGGGGCGGCGCTGCTGCTCTCGGCAGCCAAGGCCACCGACCGGGGCGTGACCCCGGCGCAGCTGCGGCGTGCGCTCTACACCTCCGCGGACAAGATCAGGGACACCTCGGTCGCCGGGCAGGGCAACGGTCTGATGGACGTCAACGGCGCCTGGTCGCTGCTGTCCCGCAAGGTCGAGACGCGCACGTACAAGTCGTCGGCGCCGGTCTGCACGGCGTTCTCGGACGGCTTCGCCACCCCGGGCCGCGGGGTGGGCATCCACAACCGGTGCGCGCCGGGTGAGGGTGGTCTCAAGGCCGGGCAGACCAAGACCTACACCCTCAAGCTGACGCGTACGACGGGACCGAAGGGCTCGGTGTCGCACAAGCTCTCGGTCGTCGGCGACAAGAAGGCGTTCAAGGTCCAGTCGTCGGTGAAGCTGCCGCTGAACAAGACGGTGAGTGTGCCCGTACGGGTCACGCCGAAGTCGGGGCTGAACAGCGCCATCGTCGAGGTCGACGACCCGCGGACGTCCGTCACCGACTTCGAGGTGCTCAACACGGTGGTCACCGGGGTTCAGCCGAAGAAGCCGGCGTACGAGATCGACGCGGCCGGCACGGTCGAGCGCAACTCGACGACGTCGTACTTCGTCACCGTGCCGGAGGGGGCGACCGCACTGCAGGTCGACCTGTCCGGGATCGCCACCGGCTCGCAGACGCGCTGGATCGCGATCAACCCGTGGGGTGTGCCGGTCGAGAGCACGTCGAGTCTCGCCTGCTACACCAACTTCTCGGACGCGGCCGCCTGCAAGCCGCAGGAGCGGGCGTACGAGAACCCGATGCCCGGCATCTGGGAGCTCGAGGTCGAGTCGCGGCGGACGTCGCCGATGCTGCGGAACCCGTACGAGCTGACCGCCAAGGTGCAGGGTGTGACGGTCGAGCCGGCGACGATCGAGCTGCCCAGCGTCACGGCCGGTGTCGCGACGCCGGTCACCTGGACCGTGAAGAACAACTTCGGCCCGCTCGAGCTGACCGCGACCGGTGGTGCGCTCGGCAGTTCGCTCTCGCAGCGGCCGACGATCGCGAACGGCGCCAGTCAGAAGTACACAGTGGAGGTGCCCGTCGGTGCGGAGCGTCTCGACGTGGCGATCGGCAACGTCAGCGACGCGGCGGCGGACCTGGACCTGAGCGTCTTCCTCGGTGACGAGCAGGTCGGTCAGTCGGCGGACGGTGACTCGGAGGAGTCCGTGTCCATCCCCACCCCGGCCGCGGGCACGTACACGGTGGTCGTCGACGGTTACGCGGTGCCCTCGGGCAGCACGCAGTTCGACTACCGGGACGTCTACCTCAGCCCGGTGCTCGGCTCGATGACCGTTCCCAGCGCGCCGTTCACGCTGGCCAACGGCGCTTCGGCGCCGGTCACGGGCTCGGTCGTCGCGGCGTCCGCGCCGGTCGAGGGTCGCACCCTCTTCGGCGACATGTCGCTGGTGACCGACGAGGGCGCGGTTGTCGGCCGCGGCACCGTCACGATCGGCGAGGTCAAGTAA
- a CDS encoding ROK family protein, which yields MSNDVVVALDVGGTGMKCALVLPDGTVHHAERHPTLASRGPAAVTENILEVAAGLADRARADGLTPVAAGVAVPGVVDEETGTAVWSSNVGFRDVPLRDLVTARLGLPAALGHDVRAGGTAEARLGAGRDQRHVLFIAIGTGIAAAHVVDGQAFAGAHGAAGEVGHVIVRPGGPPCGCGARGCLESIASASAVGRRYVELSGIEGVTAFDVATRAAAGEELANSVWTEAVEAFADGLLTAQALYDAGIVVLGGGLAEAGEALLAPLRVALDARITFHRMPQIVRAALGDTAGCLGAALLALDSLGAPS from the coding sequence GTGAGCAACGACGTGGTGGTGGCGCTGGATGTCGGCGGCACCGGTATGAAGTGCGCCCTGGTGCTCCCCGACGGGACCGTCCATCACGCCGAAAGGCACCCGACCCTCGCCTCACGCGGACCCGCGGCGGTCACCGAGAACATCCTCGAGGTTGCCGCCGGGCTGGCCGACCGCGCCCGTGCCGACGGCCTCACCCCGGTTGCCGCCGGTGTGGCCGTGCCGGGTGTGGTCGACGAGGAGACGGGCACCGCGGTCTGGTCCAGCAACGTCGGCTTCCGGGACGTACCGCTGCGGGATCTCGTCACGGCGCGGCTGGGCCTGCCGGCCGCGCTCGGTCACGACGTCCGCGCCGGGGGAACGGCCGAGGCCCGCCTGGGTGCCGGCCGCGACCAACGGCACGTCCTCTTCATCGCCATCGGCACCGGCATCGCCGCTGCTCACGTCGTCGACGGCCAGGCGTTCGCCGGTGCCCACGGCGCGGCCGGGGAGGTCGGTCATGTGATCGTCCGGCCCGGTGGACCGCCCTGCGGCTGCGGCGCCCGCGGATGCCTCGAGTCGATCGCCTCAGCGTCGGCGGTCGGCCGGCGCTACGTGGAGCTCTCCGGGATAGAGGGCGTCACCGCCTTCGACGTGGCGACCCGCGCCGCCGCCGGTGAGGAGCTGGCGAACTCCGTGTGGACCGAGGCCGTCGAGGCCTTCGCGGACGGGCTGCTCACCGCCCAGGCCCTCTACGACGCCGGGATCGTGGTGCTCGGCGGCGGGCTCGCCGAGGCCGGGGAGGCGCTGCTCGCGCCGCTGCGGGTCGCCCTCGACGCCCGGATCACGTTCCACCGGATGCCGCAGATCGTGCGTGCGGCACTCGGCGACACCGCGGGCTGCCTCGGCGCGGCCCTGCTGGCCCTCGACAGCTTGGGAGCACCCTCTTGA